AGCGCCCGCTTGCGAAACACTTCCGCGTGTCGGGCTTCGTCGATCGCCTGCGTGGCGATGAAGTTCTTCACGTCCTGGAAGTAGCTGTTCATGTGGTGGCTCCACTTCGCCGGCAGGTCGGTCGCGATCATCTCGACCTCGGAGAGCAGCGTGCAGAGCTGACAGAACGCGACTTCGATGTCCTCGGGGATCTCATACTTGTCCATGTCGCCCCAGGGAACGTCGGTGGTGGCGTTCCACTGCCGGCTCATGGCCTCTTCCCAGTAGCTCTGGACGCGGTACGCCCAGACGTCGGACTTCTTGTTCAGCGACGGACCGAGGTCCGGCTGCTCCGCGCCCTCGAGCAGGATCGCGCCGCGCGGGGCCACGCCGCGGTTCTCGCGCACCACCTCGGGCGTGTTGTCGATCGCGTTGACGCCGACTTCGCAGTCCTCGAGCGTCAGGCCGCGCCGCGGATCGGCGCGTCGGACCTTCACTTCCTCGCGCGCTCGGTCGAGCCACCCGAAGTCGAGGTTGCCCTTCTTGATGTCGCGGATGCGAAGGTTGAAGTCGGAGTTGTACGAGAAATCATTGGTTCCGTAGTAGCTCATGATCGTCCTCCCGTGCTGGCCATGAAGGCCGGCTGGCTATGCCCACTCGATCTTGAGATCGGCCGCCTGGTTCACGAACGCCTGGATCGTCGCCATGAAGCGATAGAACTTGTCGTGCCCCTCCGGATCGTCGTAGACGACCTTCATCCGGTCACCGACGTGCGAGAGGCTGTTCAGCGTGTACGACGGCGTCGGCTGTCCGCCGCCCTTCTGGATCACCTCGAACATCTCCTTCCAGAGCGCTAGCGGAGCTTCGAGCGTGAAGTCGAATCCTGCCCCGCTGGGGCTCGAGACCTCGCGCACGTCCGAGCACTCGAACACGTCGAACCGGAGCGAGTAGAGGTGCGGGTTCGAGCCCGTCACCTTCACGCCCATCACCGTGTCGCAGAAGCCGAGCTTCTCGAACTCCGCCGGGTTCGCCTTCATGCGACGCGCCAGCTCCTGAAAGAAGTCCACCGAAGGGAATTTGACCGCCATTGCTGCTCTCCTCGCTCCGTTTGGGTCTTGATCGTCTACGACGCTGTCGCGGGCCAGCCCTCGACGCCGAGGTAGCCCAGAAAAGCGCGCGTCAGCTCCGCTGCCAGCTTCTCGTCCGAGGCGGGAATCCCGTGGATTCCACCCTCGCCAAATAGAATCGCCTGCTCGAGGGTCGCGAAGACCAGGCGCAGCCCGAACGCAACCGCCGTTGCCGGATCGGGATGACGGATCCGCTCGGCCCGGGGCAGCAGGAGCGCGCAGAGGTGGTCGCTCACGTGCGCCGCCAGGCGCTCCTTTCGCTCGACCATCTGCGGCTCGCTTCGCGTGTGCACCATCAGCTCGCGAAGCACCCCGCCGCCCTCGCGGTAGATCTGCACCAGGAACGCGACCAGCTCGCTCACGATCTCGTCGATGCCCGCGCCATCCCAGCGCTCGGGGTCGAGGGTGACGTCGGTCGTCAGGTGCGCCTCCTCGACGAAGCGGTCCTGCAGGCAGTGCAGCACACCGATCTTGTCGTGGAAGCGCGAGTACACCGCGCCGACCGAGAACCCCGCGCGCGCCGCGATGTCCGCGACGGTGACGTCGTCGAATCCCTTGTTCGCGATCAGCGCCTCGGCGCTGTCGAGCAGGCGTTCGAGCGTCTCCTGGCTCCGCGCCTGGCGCACGGGCTGGATCCACTGGAAGCGGGAAGTCGCTCGCGTCTCGCTCAAATACATCCGGGGGGATCCTGCAGGTTGGGCCGAACGATAATTCGTATTCAGTTTTCCGTCAATCGGGAATGCGGGCCCCGCAGGCAGGATTCTCGATTGACCGGGCCCCGAGGCCCCGCGTAGTGTCGACCACACGGTAGGTGGTCGATGCCCCGCGCGCGTCAGTACCTGATCGCCCTTGTCTTCTCCCTTTCCGTCGCCGGCGCCGCTCGGGCGGGAACGGTAGAGATCTACGTGGGCTTCGGCGGCACACAGCTCTACGTCTTGAACTCGCTCAGCATCGACCTCGGCGCGATCGACATCCTGGTCAGTGGGGCGACCGGCTTCACGCCGAATCCGGCGAATCTCGGAATCTCACCGGCCGACACGTCCTATG
This region of Deltaproteobacteria bacterium genomic DNA includes:
- a CDS encoding ferritin-like domain-containing protein; the protein is MSYYGTNDFSYNSDFNLRIRDIKKGNLDFGWLDRAREEVKVRRADPRRGLTLEDCEVGVNAIDNTPEVVRENRGVAPRGAILLEGAEQPDLGPSLNKKSDVWAYRVQSYWEEAMSRQWNATTDVPWGDMDKYEIPEDIEVAFCQLCTLLSEVEMIATDLPAKWSHHMNSYFQDVKNFIATQAIDEARHAEVFRKRALAGAGLLRASVRGEHALKGILEADSYSEGSVFLHVLGEGFILTLFRSSEYISPTPVEQRMFQLVMQDEARHVSYGLQHLKYLMDNCPEVRPQINGFLDEAERHLSGLFNPDQLESMIVLGGKGTTPDCIRTGIQTVGAFQGKQIEEYFHRAERAGLPERRTRSPLLELQKRMIAGIMG
- a CDS encoding TetR/AcrR family transcriptional regulator codes for the protein MYLSETRATSRFQWIQPVRQARSQETLERLLDSAEALIANKGFDDVTVADIAARAGFSVGAVYSRFHDKIGVLHCLQDRFVEEAHLTTDVTLDPERWDGAGIDEIVSELVAFLVQIYREGGGVLRELMVHTRSEPQMVERKERLAAHVSDHLCALLLPRAERIRHPDPATAVAFGLRLVFATLEQAILFGEGGIHGIPASDEKLAAELTRAFLGYLGVEGWPATAS